ACAAATCCACGCCGGCCAGCGACCGGACCCGACCACGAACGCGCGTGCCCTGCCGATCTATGCGACCACGTCGTACACCTTCGACGACACCGCGCACGCCGCCGCCCTGTTCGGGCTCGAGGTTCCGGGCAACATCTACACCCGGATCGGCAACCCGACGACCGACGTCGTCGAACAGCGCATCGCGGCGCTCGAGGGTGGCGTGGCCGCGCTGTTCCTGTCGTCCGGGCAAGCCGCGGAGACGTTCGCAATCCTGAACCTGGCCGGTGCGGGCGACCATATCGTGTCCAGCCCGCGCCTGTACGGCGGTACCTATAACCTGTTCCACTATTCGCTGGCCAAGATCGGCATCGACGTCAGCTTCATCGACGATCCCGACGATTTGGACTGCTGGCAGGCGGCGGTGCGGCCCAACACGAAGGCGTTCTACGGCGAGACCATCTCCAATCCGCAGATCGACCTGCTGGACACCCCCGGCGTCGCCGAGGTCGCCCACCGCAACGGGATACCGCTGATCGTCGACAACACCATCGCGACGCCCTACCTGATACAGCCGATCGCACAGGGCGCCGACATCGTGGTGCACTCGGCCACCAAATATCTGGGCGGGCACGGCGCCGCGATCGCGGGTGTGATCGTCGACGGCGGCACCTTCGACTGGACACAGGGCCGCTTCCCCGGATTCACCACGCCCGATCCCAGCTACCACGGTGTGGTGTTTGCCGAGCTCGGACCTCCGGCTTTTGCCCTCAAGGCGCGCGTGCAACTGCTGCGTGATTATGGGTCGGCGGCTTCGCCATTCAACGCCTTCCTGGTGGCCCAGGGTCTGGAGACGCTGAGTTTGCGGGTGGAGAGGCATGTGGCCAACGCGCAGCGCGTCGCCGAGTTCTTGGCGGCCCGTGACGACGTGTTGTCGGTCAACTATGCGGGCCTGCCCAGTTCGCCGTGGCACAAACGGGCAAAGAAGTTGGCGCCCAAGGGAACCGGGGCCGTCCTGGCTTTCGAGCTGGCCGGCGGCGTGGAGGCTGGGAAGGCGTTCGTGAACGCGCTGAAGCTGCACAGTCACGTCGCCAACATCGGTGACGTGCGCTCGCTGGTGATCCACCCGGCGTCGACGACCCACGCCCAGCTGAGCCCCGCGGAGCAGCTGTCCACCGGTGTCAGCCCGGGCCTGGTGCGGCTGGCCGTCGGCCTCGAGGGCATCGACGACATCCTGGCCGACCTGGAGCTCGGTTTCGCCGCGGCCCGGGCATACAGCGCCTCCGCACGCCCTGCCGGCGGCGACCCACGGGCCGCGGCGGCGGGGGGGCGGGTTCTGACATGACGATCTCCGAGGTTCCCACCGAGCGGCTGCCCGCCGAAGGCGAGATCGGCATCATCGACATCGGCTCGCTGACGCTGGAAAGCGGCGCGGTGATCGACGACGTGTGTATCGCCGTGCAGCGCTGGGGCGAGTTGTCGCCCGCGCGCGACAACGTGGTGGTGGTGTTGCATGCGCTCACCGGCGACTCGCACATCACCGGACCCGCCGGACCGGGGCACCCCACACCCGGCTGGTGGGACGGCGTGGCCGGGCCGGGCGCGCCGATCGACACCGACCGCTGGTGCGCGGTGGCCACCAACGTGCTGGGCGGTTGCCGTGGGTCCACCGGACCCAGCTCGCTCGCCCGCGACGGAAAGCCCTGGGGCTCAAGGTTTCCGCTGATATCGGTGCGCGACCAAGTGGAGGCGGATATCGCCGCCCTGGCCGCCCTGGGCATCACCGACGTCGCCGCCGTCGTCGGCGGATCCATGGGCGGCGCCCGGGCGCTGGAATGGGTGATCGGTCACCCGGACCGAGTGCGGGCCGGATTGCTGCTTGCGGTCGGCGCACGTGCCACCGCCGACCAAATCGGCACCCAGACAACCCAGATCGCGGCGATCAAGTCCGACCCGAACTGGCAGAACGGCGACTATTACGAGACAGGGCGGGCGCCGGACAACGGCTTGACGACGGCGCGCCGGTTCGCGCACCTGACCTACCGCGGCGAGCTCGAGCTCGACACCCGGTTTGCCAACGACAGACAGGGTAACGAGGATCCGGCGAATGGCGGCCGCTACGCGGTGCAGAGCTATCTGGAACACCAGGGCGAAAAGCTGTTGTCGCGGTTTGACGCCGGCAGCTACGTGATTTTGACCGAGGCGTTGAACAGCCACGACGTCGGCCGCGGCCGCGGCGGGGTCAGCGCGGCGCTGCGCGGGTGCCCGGTACCGGTGGTGGTCGGTGGCATCACCTCCGACCGGCTCTACCCGCTGCGCTTGCAAGAGGAGTTGGCCGAGCTGTTGCCCGGTTGCAGCGGGCTGCGGGTCGTCGAATCCATCTACGGCCACGACGGCTTCCTGGTGGAATCCAAGGCGGTCGGCGACTTGATTCGGGCGACCCTCGAGTTGGCGGATAGCGACGGCGCGCGGTGACCCGCTCGAGGCGTGACCGCTCCCTGTCCTTCGGCTCGGCGGCCGCCGCCTACGAGCGGGGCCGCCCGTCGTATCCGCCGGAGGCAATCGACTGGCTGTTGCCGCAAACGGCGCGCAACGTACTCGACCTGGGCGCGGGCACCGGCAAGCTGACCACCCGGCTGGTCGAACGCGGCCTGGACGTGGTGGCCGTCGACCCCATCCCCGAGATGCTGGAAGTGCTGCGCACCTCGCTGCCGGAAACCCCCGCGCTGCTGGGCACCGCCGAAGAGATTCCGTTGGAGGACAACAGCGTTGACGCGGTGCTGGTCGCCCAGGCGTGGCACTGGGTGGATCCCGCGCGAGCGATTCCCGAGGTGGCCCGCGTGCTGCGGCCGGGCGGGAGGCTGGGCCTGGTGTGGAACACGCGCGACGAACGGCTCGGCTGGGTGCGCGAGTTGGGTCAGATCATCGGCCGCGACGGCGATCCGGTCCGCGACAAGGTGACGCTGCCCGAGCCGTTCACCGAGATGGCGCGCCATCAGGTCGAGTGGACGAATTACCTGACACCGCAAGCCCTCATCGACCTGGTGGCCTCGCGTACGTATTGCATCACGTCGCCGGACGAGGTTCGCACCAAGACGCTCGACCGGGTGCGCGAGTTGCTGGCCACCCATCCCGCGCTGGCGAACGCCAACGGCCTTGCGCTGCCGTACGTTACGGTGTGCGTGCGGGCGACATTGTCTTGATCGGAGTTCGCCGGGTGGCGGGTCGGCGGCGTTGAGGTATCCCACCGGCGTGGAATGGCCGGGGACGGTACTCACGTGAGTCACGTGAGTACCGTCCCCGACATTAGGATTAGGCGATCCACGAATGCGATATCGCCGGCGCCATCGCGGTCAAGAATCGCCCGATGGTCGGTCGCGCGGCACCTCTGCCATCCGGGGCGTTCACCTATGCCTCGGGCGGCCAAGCCCGCGCGCGGCTGCATCCCTGGGCGCCGCAGCCGGCGTTATCGTGGGCTTGGCTCTAGGGTCGAGTCCGGGTTCGTGCCCGCGACCTATCGCCGCGCGCCCTGCGTGGTCACCGACGCGCCGGGCTAACGCCTGAAACCGGCTACGGACCTATGCCCGTGAAAAGCAGGCCCGACAGCTGCTGGCCGATATTGTTGAGGCCCGAGACGACGGCCGGCACCATCAGGCCAAGTGTTCCCACGTTGTACACACCCGAGATGCCGGCGCCGCGGTTCAGTACGCCTGATAGCTGCGTGCCGAAGTTGAAGTAGCCCGAGGCCGACCCGAGCAGCGGATCCGACATCGCGTTGAGCAAGCCCGACATGGCCGAGCCGGAGTTCCAGAAGCCCGAACCGCCACCGCCGCCGGCGTTGAAGAAGCCCGACGACGGCAGGGTGGTCGAGTTGCCAAAGCCCGGGGTCCCCCCGAACCCGAAGATCGGGATGTTGATCGGGCCGATGGTGGTGGCCGCGTGCAGTTCCAGCGGGATCCGGTCGATGACGATGGGCGGGATGTCGAAGGCCGGGGTGCCGCCGGACAACCCGAGGCCTAGCGGCAGTTGGGGGATGAGCGTGCCGCCCGGGATGGTGAAGCCCGGAACGGTGAGCGACAACGGCAGGCCGATGTCGATGGGGTCGATCGGGATGGTGAATCCCGGAATGGTCGCCGTCGCGGGGGCGATGTTGATGGGCGCCAGGTTGTAGCCCTGCTGGGTGGAGACCGCTCCCGGGCCGGTGGCCTCGCTGAGCCGAATCCCGGCTGGAAGGAAGCTGGCCTTGAGCCAAACCTCTGACCCCCCTCCGGAGGTACTTTGGCTGGCCCCTACCCCAACATTGAGCGTTATGGCCGGGGTGGTGATGGTGATGGGGTCGACGGTGATCGTGCCGACGTTGACGGCGGGGTCGAGGCTCAGGTGGATTGAGGGGATGGGGACGTCCGGGATGTTGACTGGACCGATGTCGCCGATTGCGGTGAAGCCCAACGGAATTGAGGGGATATGGATGGGCGGTAGCACGGTGATGGGGCCCACCCCGCCGGTGACGTCGGCGCCCACGGCGGGGAATTGGGGAATGGTGTATCCCAGGGCGAAGCCGGCCAGGCCTTGGTAGTTGCCCCGCCACAAGAGGCCGTTGCTGTAGTTGCCGGTCATGAAGGCGCCGGTGTCGACGTTGCCCGCGTTGAACACCCCGGTGTTGGCCACACCGGTGTTGAACCAGCCGGTGTTGGTGTCGCCCGGGTTGAAGCCGCCGGTGTTGGTGTCGCCCGCGTTGAAACTGCCCGTGTTGTACCAACCGGTGTTGGCCACACCGGTGTTGAAATTGCCGGCATTGAACAACCCGGTGCTGGCCACCCCGGAGTTCCCGATGCCGGTGTTGTAGCTACCCGAGTTGAACAAACCGAAGTTCCCGGTCCCGGTGTTGAAGAACCCCACGTTGCCGGTGCCCGAGTTGAACAACCCGATATTGCCGACACCGGAGTTCAGGGCGCCGATACCGGTCAGGTCGTCGCCGGTCAGCCCGATCCCGATGTTGTTGCGGCCGGTATTGGCAAACCCGATGTTGCCCACGCCGGCGTTCCCCAACCCGTAGTTGCCGCCGCCGGCATTGCCGAACCCCACATTGCCCCAACCCGAGTTGCCCAACCCGAGGTTGCCGTCGCCGATATTGCCGAACCCGAGGTTGCCGCCGCCCAGGTTGCCCAACCCCAGGTTGGACCCACCGACGTTGGCCGCACCCAGGTTGAAGTCCCCCACGTTGCCGAACCCGAGGTTGAACCTGCCCACATCGGCCACCCCCAGGTTGACGATGCTGCTGCCCTGGTTCAGCACGGTCCCCGCCGCCAACAAGCCCGACAACTGCTGGCCGACGTTGCCGAGGCCCGAGACCACCGCCGGCGACCCCAACGGCAGCACGCTGGTGTTGTAGAACCCCGAGATGCCCGAGCCCACATTCAGCACACCCGAGTGCAACGAGCCAACGTTGAAGTAGCCCGAACCCGCCCCCACCAACGCGCTCGACGCCTGGTTCCACCAACCCGACACCCCCGACCCGAAGTTCCCCCAACCCGACACCCCACCCGCACCGGCGTTGAAGAAGCCCGACGACGGGACGGTGGTCGTGTTCCCAAAGCCCGGCGTCGGCGGAATGTTGACGAGCGGGATCTGGATAGGACCAACAAACATGGTGCCGTCGAAGGTCGCCGGAACCGTGTTGATCGTGAAGCCGTTGGGCAGCAGGGTGAAGGCGTCGAGGCCGCCGGAAAGGTTGGTGACCCCCGCCGAAGCTTGCGGAAATGTGACCCCACCCGGGAAGAAGGTGAACGGGTCGTTGCCGCCGGCCAAGCTCAGAGTTACCGGGGTTTGGGCGGGAATGGTGAAGCCATCCGGGAAGACGGTCACGGTGGAGGTAGCGAAGGTAACGGACACCGGAATTGGATTGCCAGCGGTGGGACCGGAAACCACTGGGCTAACGAGTTTGATGTTCTTGAGGAAGCTGCCGTCGGCCATGAGGAACTGCTTAACCTCGATGAACGGGTTGCCGAGGCTGAACGAATTGAGAGCGAGGTGTATCGAGCCGGCGAGGGGGGCAAGGGCGTTGATAGCCGAAATGGCGTTTTGCCCTAGACCAACGGATCCCACCACCTGGATGGGGATTGTGGGAACGGTGATGGGTGGGATGGTGAAGGGGCCCAGGGCGACGTTTGCATTGGTGATCGTGAAGTGGAGCGCGGGAACCGGGACGGGCGCGACGTGGAGTGGGCCGATGCCGCCGGTTGCGTGAGCGGTGATGGGGAATTGCGAAATCGTGGGCCCAAGGTATAGGCCGAACAGGCCCTCGTGGGTGCCCCGCCACAGCAGGCCGTTGCTGAAGTCGCCCGACATGAACGCGCCCGTGTCGACGTTGCCGGCGTTGGCGACGCCGGTATTGGAGTTGCCGGTGTTAAACCAGCCGGTGTTGACGTTGCCGGGGTTGAAAGCACCGGTATTGGTGTCACCGGCGTTGAAGCTGCCCGTGTTATAACTACCGGCATTGGCCAGACCGGTGTTGAAATAACCAGCGTTGAAGAACCCGGTGCTCGCAATGCCCGAGTTACCAACGCCGGTGTTGTAACTACCCGAGTTGCCGATACCCCAGTTCCCGGTCCCGCTATTGAAGAACCCGACATTACCGGTGCCCGAGTTGAACAACCCGATATTGCCGGCGCCGGAATTCAGCCCGCCAATACCGGTCAGGTTGTCCCCGGTCAAACCGATCCCGATATTCCCATTGCCGGTGTTGCCGAACCCGATATTGCCCACACCCAGGTTGGCGAAGCCGAAGTTGCCGCCGCCGGCATTACCCAACCCGATATTGCCGTTGCCCGGCGAGCCCACGCCGAGGCCCGAGTTGCCGAACCCGAGGTTGCCCTGGCCCACGTTGCCGAATCCGACGTTGCCACTGCCGAGGTTGCCCAACCCCAGGTTGGATCCGCCGACGTTGGCCGCACCCAGGTTGAAGTCCCCGACGTTGCCGAACCCGAGATTGTAGTTGCCCACATCGGCCAACCCGACATTGGCGATCAAGGTCCGATTCAGATCGGAGCCCGCGGACAACAACCCCGACAACTGCTGGC
This is a stretch of genomic DNA from Mycobacterium lacus. It encodes these proteins:
- a CDS encoding bifunctional o-acetylhomoserine/o-acetylserine sulfhydrylase, coding for MSADSSTDSDPTAHWSFETKQIHAGQRPDPTTNARALPIYATTSYTFDDTAHAAALFGLEVPGNIYTRIGNPTTDVVEQRIAALEGGVAALFLSSGQAAETFAILNLAGAGDHIVSSPRLYGGTYNLFHYSLAKIGIDVSFIDDPDDLDCWQAAVRPNTKAFYGETISNPQIDLLDTPGVAEVAHRNGIPLIVDNTIATPYLIQPIAQGADIVVHSATKYLGGHGAAIAGVIVDGGTFDWTQGRFPGFTTPDPSYHGVVFAELGPPAFALKARVQLLRDYGSAASPFNAFLVAQGLETLSLRVERHVANAQRVAEFLAARDDVLSVNYAGLPSSPWHKRAKKLAPKGTGAVLAFELAGGVEAGKAFVNALKLHSHVANIGDVRSLVIHPASTTHAQLSPAEQLSTGVSPGLVRLAVGLEGIDDILADLELGFAAARAYSASARPAGGDPRAAAAGGRVLT
- the metX gene encoding homoserine O-acetyltransferase MetX, whose translation is MTISEVPTERLPAEGEIGIIDIGSLTLESGAVIDDVCIAVQRWGELSPARDNVVVVLHALTGDSHITGPAGPGHPTPGWWDGVAGPGAPIDTDRWCAVATNVLGGCRGSTGPSSLARDGKPWGSRFPLISVRDQVEADIAALAALGITDVAAVVGGSMGGARALEWVIGHPDRVRAGLLLAVGARATADQIGTQTTQIAAIKSDPNWQNGDYYETGRAPDNGLTTARRFAHLTYRGELELDTRFANDRQGNEDPANGGRYAVQSYLEHQGEKLLSRFDAGSYVILTEALNSHDVGRGRGGVSAALRGCPVPVVVGGITSDRLYPLRLQEELAELLPGCSGLRVVESIYGHDGFLVESKAVGDLIRATLELADSDGAR
- a CDS encoding class I SAM-dependent methyltransferase; its protein translation is MTRSRRDRSLSFGSAAAAYERGRPSYPPEAIDWLLPQTARNVLDLGAGTGKLTTRLVERGLDVVAVDPIPEMLEVLRTSLPETPALLGTAEEIPLEDNSVDAVLVAQAWHWVDPARAIPEVARVLRPGGRLGLVWNTRDERLGWVRELGQIIGRDGDPVRDKVTLPEPFTEMARHQVEWTNYLTPQALIDLVASRTYCITSPDEVRTKTLDRVRELLATHPALANANGLALPYVTVCVRATLS
- a CDS encoding PPE domain-containing protein, producing MYGGAGSGPLLAAATAWDGLAAELGSAAVSFGSVTSGLVGGSWQGPSAAAMAAAAAPYAGWLSVAAASAESAAGQARAVVGVFEAALAAMVDPLVVAANRSELVALALSNLFKQNTLSIAAAEAEYELMWAQDVAAMAGYHGGASAAAAALPSFPLLPGLVNSVNAALSAINSSAKVLQLNAGLGNVGNYNIGSGNVGDFNLGAANVGAQNLGLGNIGNGNFGFGNVGNGNYGFGNSGLGLLPGIGNIGLGNAGSNNFGFANMGTGNIGLANTGNNNFGLGLTGDNLTGIGTLNSGTGNIGLFNSGTGNVGFFNSGTGNFGLFNSGSYNTGVGNSGTASTGLFNAGGFNTGVANAGSYNTGSFNTGSFNTGGFNPGNTNTGWLNTGDTNTGIANSGNVNTGAFIRGNYSNGMLWVGDYQGLFGSSAGYAIPPIPIGLSLNGGIGPITILPIQILPTIPLNIHQTFYLGPLVVPDIVIPAFGGGTGIPISIGPLTISPIKLFAAQSFNATFPIGPFSLGSNTGLPGVIEIPEMRTVSSAGTSVVGPIRINTNIPAIPLAVTWNTPAVTLFPNGISVPNNPLALLASVSISTPGVTIPGFSIPAQPLPLTINIDGQIDGFSTPAITIDRIPLNVGGGITVGPIAIQGIHIPAGPGFGNTTATPSSGFFNTGAGGVSGFGNFGSGVSGWWNQAPSAVLGAGSGYANAGALGSGVLNFGSGVSGLYNTSALPLGTPALVSGLGNIGQQLSGLLSAGSDLNRTLIANVGLADVGNYNLGFGNVGDFNLGAANVGGSNLGLGNLGSGNVGFGNVGQGNLGFGNSGLGVGSPGNGNIGLGNAGGGNFGFANLGVGNIGFGNTGNGNIGIGLTGDNLTGIGGLNSGAGNIGLFNSGTGNVGFFNSGTGNWGIGNSGSYNTGVGNSGIASTGFFNAGYFNTGLANAGSYNTGSFNAGDTNTGAFNPGNVNTGWFNTGNSNTGVANAGNVDTGAFMSGDFSNGLLWRGTHEGLFGLYLGPTISQFPITAHATGGIGPLHVAPVPVPALHFTITNANVALGPFTIPPITVPTIPIQVVGSVGLGQNAISAINALAPLAGSIHLALNSFSLGNPFIEVKQFLMADGSFLKNIKLVSPVVSGPTAGNPIPVSVTFATSTVTVFPDGFTIPAQTPVTLSLAGGNDPFTFFPGGVTFPQASAGVTNLSGGLDAFTLLPNGFTINTVPATFDGTMFVGPIQIPLVNIPPTPGFGNTTTVPSSGFFNAGAGGVSGWGNFGSGVSGWWNQASSALVGAGSGYFNVGSLHSGVLNVGSGISGFYNTSVLPLGSPAVVSGLGNVGQQLSGLLAAGTVLNQGSSIVNLGVADVGRFNLGFGNVGDFNLGAANVGGSNLGLGNLGGGNLGFGNIGDGNLGLGNSGWGNVGFGNAGGGNYGLGNAGVGNIGFANTGRNNIGIGLTGDDLTGIGALNSGVGNIGLFNSGTGNVGFFNTGTGNFGLFNSGSYNTGIGNSGVASTGLFNAGNFNTGVANTGWYNTGSFNAGDTNTGGFNPGDTNTGWFNTGVANTGVFNAGNVDTGAFMTGNYSNGLLWRGNYQGLAGFALGYTIPQFPAVGADVTGGVGPITVLPPIHIPSIPLGFTAIGDIGPVNIPDVPIPSIHLSLDPAVNVGTITVDPITITTPAITLNVGVGASQSTSGGGSEVWLKASFLPAGIRLSEATGPGAVSTQQGYNLAPINIAPATATIPGFTIPIDPIDIGLPLSLTVPGFTIPGGTLIPQLPLGLGLSGGTPAFDIPPIVIDRIPLELHAATTIGPINIPIFGFGGTPGFGNSTTLPSSGFFNAGGGGGSGFWNSGSAMSGLLNAMSDPLLGSASGYFNFGTQLSGVLNRGAGISGVYNVGTLGLMVPAVVSGLNNIGQQLSGLLFTGIGP